The following coding sequences lie in one Rutidosis leptorrhynchoides isolate AG116_Rl617_1_P2 chromosome 6, CSIRO_AGI_Rlap_v1, whole genome shotgun sequence genomic window:
- the LOC139854862 gene encoding uncharacterized protein — MDYIRNKQNDIRAEYLSGLYDAIDRGDKTGSDVSSMTILPASFTGGPRYMYSHYLDALWPEISRYLKPFPHLSPSDRADIVARVFYMKVNEFINFLKDERPLGHVRGVLYMIEFQKRGLPHCHTLVWVHSSVSAAIRDNLDFYISAELPDPRIDFPSYTVISATMMHGPCGLANKRASCNQNFSCSKKFPKKYIDKTYFDDNGRAHYRRRNIGIYTTCAGVHLDKSYIVPYNRLLCTDRVAVRIAKPIGSDSRQSQQQTQPVDKIKNFIDARFICPHEACWRIFNFPIHHREPAVRILAVHLENMQLVKFSGKQPLRAIVENNEAKKTTLTEWLNYNASAVNGSHLTYLDFSTEFVWYESKKSWPRRANLKKPSIGRISYIHPAYGEAFFLRKLLCHRKGCKSFADIRTVNQILHNTYRSACEAVGLLGDDREWSVVLEEASVSATSSQLRSLFAHILSYCTVTNPLALWENHWKLMGDDIPLRAAANLNMSHLHINADDLHNFVLYEVEILLNQCSKSISDFALPSLPADLLADLANRLIMEERNYDRVVLNA; from the exons ATGGACTACATCAGAAATAAGCAGAACGATATACGGGCTGAGTACCTTTCAGGGTTGTATGACGCTATCGATAGAGGTGATAAAACTGGTTCCGATGTCAGTAGCATGACGATTCTTCCCGCTTCGTTCACTGGTGGCCCACGTTATATGTACAGTCATTATCTCGATGCTCTG TGGCCTGAAATTTCTCGGTACCTGAAGCCTTTTCCTCACCTATCGCCTTCAGACCGAGCCGATATAGTCGCTCGTGTGTTCTACATGAAGGTCAATGAGTTTATAAACTTTTTAAAGGATGAGCGTCCTCTTGGCCATGTTCGCGGAG TTTTGTATATGATTGAATTTCAAAAAAGAGGGCTGCCACATTGCCACACTTTGGTTTGGGTTCACTCCTCGGTTTCTGCAGCTATCAGGGACAATTTAGACTTCTACATAAGTGCAGAACTGCCTGACCCCAGAATTGATTTTCCTAGTTATACAGTCATATCTGCAACTATGATGCATGGCCCATGTGGCCTTGCCAATAAGCGGGCATCATGCAATCAAAATTTTTCATGTTCAAAAAAGTTCCCGAAGAAATACATTGACAAGACGTACTTTGATGACAACGGTCGTGCTCACTACCGTAGGCGTAATATCGGTATATATACAACGTGTGCCGGTGTCCACCTCGATAAAAGCTACATTGTTCCTTATAATAGGCTACTAT GTACCGACCGTGTGGCTGTTCGTATAGCAAAACCCATCGGCAGTGACAGTCGCCAGTCACAGCAGCAGACACAACCGGTTGATAAAATTAAAAACTTTATAGATGCTCGGTTCATTTGTCCTCACGAAGCCTGTTGGCGGATTTTTAACTTCCCGATTCATCATCGGGAACCTGCTGTCCGGATTCTGGCTGTTCATCTTGAAAATATGCAGTTGGTAAAGTTTTCGGGCAAGCAACCTCTGCGTGCTATTGTTGAAAACAACGAAGCCAAAAAAACTACTCTCACTGAGTGGCTTAATTATAATGCATCTGCAGTTAACGGAAGCCACCTTACATATTTGGATTTCTCAACCGAATTTGTTTGGTACGAGTCAAAAAAAAGTTGGCCGCGCAGGGCAAACCTAAAGAAACCATCAATTGGCAGGATATCGTATATACATCCCGCCTATGGAGAAGCATTTTTTCTAAGGAAGCTTTTGTGCCATCGAAAGGGGTGCAAGAGCTTTGCAGATATTAGAACAGTCAACCAGATCCTTCATAATACATACCGGTCTGCGTGTGAAGCAGTTGGGTTACTCGGTGATGATAGAGAGTGGTCAGTGGTACTAGAAGAAGCATCCGTATCTGCCACGTCATCTCAGTTACGCTCTCTTTTTGCGCACATTTTGTCTTATTGTACTGTTACGAACCCACTTGCTCTTTGGGAAAATCACTGGAAACTAATGGGTGATGATATACCGCTTCGTGCAGCTGCCAATTTAAATATGTCCCACTTGCATATAAACGCCGATGACCTACATAACTTTGTCCTGTATGAGGTAGAGATCCTTTTGAACCAGTGTTCGAAATCGATTTCCGATTTCGCATTACCGTCGCTGCCAGCTGACCTGCTCGCAGATTTAGCCAACCGTCTTATCATGGAGGAGAGAAACTATGATCGTGTAGTTTTAAATGCCTAA